ACACACTCAAGATGGCATCTGCATATTCTTCCACATTCTGGCAAAGAAATCCTGTTTGCTCCCCATCTTCTTCCAAAACAATGTCCATCTTTGGTCCAGCAGAATTATGAGCTGAAGAATTCGAAGAAAAATTATGAGCATGAAGAAAACAAACCATATGTAAATAAGAATCACTTACAGATACCCACCAATCGGTATGGCTCCTGCAGCCATATACTCTACAACGCAGATGCCAAAGTGCTCATCTATCATGGAATGCATCCCGACAATTGCACCTCCCAAAAGACTTACCAAGTCCCTGCAAATAGTGAAAGTTTTAGTAAGGACGCATATCTAATAACTAGTATCATCATGAGAATTCTCAACAACACAAGGGCTTAGTTTCAGCAGTTAAGACATCATGACACAATTCCTTAACCAATGGAGCTGAGTATCTCAGCTGATGCCAAACAAGAACATACTGACAGTTAGGGATAGGAACATCATAAAGTTGCAGGACTCAGTGTCGCAAGATGTCCATTTCCATGATTCCCCCACCACACAGATATTACCatccttaaaattttaagCACATCTGCAAGCAATCTATATCAGTTGTTTCTTGTAAGACTATTGAGCATAACTGCTAGCCatagaaaacaaaattgaTTCTTGGGTAACGATGTAAGATTTAAGCGAATCAAGAGTCCAAGATTAGCAACTTTTGGATCCATCATCATTATAGAGGAAGAGAACATTAAGACTCTTGTCATGTGGGAAACACGAAATTTATCTTAAGCATAAAAcaattggaaaaagaaaagaaaaaaaaaaaaactaatggCAACTCTAAAACATGCTCCACTGATACTTCCATTTGTGGAATATACACTCCATATCCCATCTACCCCAATGCAAAACATACAAGCAGTTTAATTTGAAAGTGTGTACATGCATAGGAGGAGAATATCCTATTTgagtttgtatattttaataatttttttgaattttgaataagtTGCTGTCATGATTATCCTGATCGTAGAGTTATTATTGTTGATACAAACCTGTACAAGACATTTTTATAGAACTCCACATCCCCATTGACCTTCAGTTCAATTGCTTTGTCCTGCAATTTCTGTAGCCTTTCTTCGTCAAAATTGTTTCGACAGCTACCGACAAACTGAAGCTTAGGTCTTGGCGAGTCAGCATCTAGTTTCCCAATGGCGACAGCAAAAGCCTCAAGTTGAAGAGAATGTGCCTGAAACAAGAAAACTAGCTATGAGGGCTGAGATACCAAACAAAGGCCCCAGAAATGAGCCACTAAAACAGCAATACCTTGTGCACATAAGGTTTTCGTAAGTATGCCCACCTTCTCAGGACGAAATTGAGCTACAGATACAAATCTTGGAGGGTCTACCGATCTTTCCAAAGGAAGCGCCTGTTTGGACTTCCAACTTATTACAATCTAAGTGCAAAATTTTGTAACGTTCAAGTAGGAAACTGATTTACTGACAAACAAAAATGCATTAAAATTTGTCCCTTCAACTTACATGCTCGCATGAACAGTGAAGATCAAACCAATTAACAAGTCACCAACCAAGCAAACAAGAATACTACAAACAATGGATGATAACTTTTAAACATCTCAGCATTTCACAAACTTCTCACTATAATGCATATAAAGCCATTTACGTGAATTTGAATTTTCCAGTAAGGAGAAAACAGCATGTTAAAGTAATTTCCAGAATAGAACACCACCATCTCAAGCAAACCTTGCCAATAATAGAGATATAAAGAGTCCATTTCTTGGTGCCATAATAAAACTAGGGTTTGGAATCAAAGTGTGCAGAACAGCCACTCGATATGAGAAAGAGTTTGAAAGAACACTCAAGAATAGAGATAAATACCATATTATTTCCTACACTGAAGAAACAGTACATGCTACCAACCTGAAGCCCTGATGTATCACAAGGAGGATAGACTCGTTTGATACGGTTAGGAATTTTCCAAAGCTTTTCAATGTGAGATTGTGTCCATGAAGAGTTCACGATAGCAAGGTGTGCACAAGAACCTACAAACCCATACATCCAACTAAAGAAAGTATAGTAAATGATTTTGCATCGCGATAGCCAACCACTGCCACAAGAAAGTTTGTTAGACTCTGTATAAAATAGAGAAACAGCATTGTGAAGCTGTCCAATTTTAAATCTACTAGAGCAATATAGACTGTAAGAAtacataagaaaaagttcattCTATTTCACTGAAAGATAAATTCCTGAGAAGAAATCTCGTTTTCGGTCTTTTCTTAGTTAAAGAAATGTTtcatttctatatttttccttattcCTACAACAAATTTTAAAGCAACAAAACCCAGAATAGGATCTTCACCATATTGAATATAATTTCCTAACTTCCCCACAAATAAGGGAAGTGCTAAGTTCAGCAAGCATCAATCCCAGTAATGGAAAATGGGCAAACAAATGAACTTATAGATATAGTGAGCCTCCAAAACAACCATTTTGATGAAGGTATAGAACTCAAAAGTATAGATCAATCTAGAAACCATCCATGgaacaaaaatattaacttaaaCACCATTATCTTCCAATATCTAACAAACTATAAGAAAACTCTAACCTCCTGGCAATTGATGCATTATTGTTGTACATTGAGCTCCGATCACGAACGCGAGAAATCATATCTAAACTGATAGTAGGATAATGAGTGTAACAAATAACTTTGCATCCAAAAATCCGAGCAAGTGGGTAAGTAAAAGCATATCCACAAGTATCAAAATAATACAAAGGAGGAAACTTGCATAAAGCTTCCCAAGCAAGATAAATCGAACCAAAACTTTGACCAATCACAGTGAAACGAGGATAACTAGTTTCTTCAACCCATTTCCTTTTATAAAGATGCACCACCTATAATCCAAGCATTACAAAAGCATCATCAAAACAAACACCAAAACCAAACCCATTAATCCAAATTGCAAAAAATACTGACTCCATCTGTCAAACCAAATAGAACACATTAATCCAATAGTCTAAAATCCTATTCTATCTATCAAAACCAATTAAAACCCCTTAATCCAAAATTCCCAAAAATAATGATCCTATATCTCAAAaccattaattaaaattccacaaaattcaatttatatctgtagaaaaaaataaacccattAATCATGAGCGAATTACCATTGGTGGGTAAAGCAAATTAACACCAAATCGATCGGTCGCACGAGATGCTAATGATTGAGGAGAAGCATCATGATCACCAGTATAAATTACACAGTCAAGATGAGGACTTTCTTCTTGTATAGCTTTAACAGCACACCAAAGAACTCTTTCTCCACCACCACCGTCATTAGTGAAAGGGTGGAAGAACCCAACTGCCTGTTTTCTGTTAAGTCTGCCATTGATTATTTGAGAAGCAAAGGTTGACAGTAAGGTAAATATAGCAGTGAAAACAGggataataaaaagataaatcacATTCTCCATTATGTATCAATAAGGAGAGAAATATATCAATTGGCGATATGGAGATTCAAGACTCAGGCTGTGAAGATCGAATATACAACTGATGTTCTTGGTTTCTCGCTTTTGCGGGTTTTCACTTTGTCGAAGAATGAAAGATTGCGGTTGGACCCTTTTGCATCGGGTAActaatcttttaaattttgaggGACGTGTTGCATTAAGAGtttaaactatataaataaatagtgtataaaataaattttaataataaattactcATTAAATGTgctatctttttaatatttctcgAAGTATTTAAGGTGATcagtttaattcttttttctttttgagaagAGTTTAaggataaatattaaatatatatgttttattaatattttattttattgtaaaagTATAATTGATAGGATATagtaagagaaaaaggaattacatttcaaaaattgaaaaagaaaattaaactaagGACTATATTATTAAATGCAATAGCTTTTTAgtaatacttatttttttcttaattttaaaaaagaatatatgcTTTGTTAGGAAagtatttgttatatttgaaGAATAggtatttctttcaaaatcgAAAGTCAAATTTTTTACAGGTGCTCATTACTTTTCTTTGGTATTATATTAAGTTAAAGGCACAGTTGTAATTAGCCTTTTCTCTTTAGTGTATCATACCAATTTAATAAGGTAATATTTGGATGTAAAAATTtactttcaaatttattttttttcaaataatctTAAATGCACTTATGCTATAATTGTGTTAAATTTAGACATGTTCATGGGCTTGAGTACTCACCCGTACTACTCGGGCCGGGCTCGATGtctagtttaattaaaaaaaaatatcatacatAACACTTGAACCTGTGAccttcaatttataattaaatactatataCCACTTAGCtacatattatttctatttattgttattaataataaattaggtttaaattttaaatatttgtgttgaaattgaatttaaatttgaatatttgtgTTGAATTGTCGGTCGGGCCGGACCAGGCCTGACCCGAGCCCGCCATGTCCAACCTCTATTTAcagatttaataattaaccGGGCCGGGCcgaactttttaaaaaatttcagagTCGGGTCGGGCCTAGGCAGACTCGGACTTAtccaaaatcaagtcagacccggcccatgaacaggtctagtTAAATGTAAGACTCGTCCCGGCAATTATTACTCTGAATTCTtctttcatcattttattgaaattatcTTAGATAATTTAATCTGTTTCTATCTGAAAATAAGCTATCTCAACTCTTCACATAATcggcaaaagaaaaaaaaactcttcCCGTAAGAAGCTGCAACTTAAAGATTTTTAGTACAAGTGCAACTAAAATTAGCTATCTAATGGAAGTCTATTTTccatcaaaacaaaaaaattacatatctaTGTTCAATCATTTTATTCAGATGAAACTACTATACTTTAGTTAAATGAGACTGAATCACCATGCTTCGCCAAGTAACTAAAACAGCTCAGTTAAGATGTAGCCAAATTTTTCAATCGCAACGTCCCCACTTCTCCATACCTATTCATTATCCAGCAATGACACAGGAGGCTTTTGGTTTATGAAATCATAAACTAATACACATTTTCTTTATGCTAAAAAGCCTACTGACTTGTGGATAATTAGACTAGAAGAAAAACATACTCTGAAgggaagaaaaagattatgaTTCGAACAATAGTAACCTTTTTATTGACATGATACATGAGAAAGCGTGAAACAATAAAGCTTGTCCGCATTCCGATTCAAACAAGACCAAAACTTGAAAAGTTAAAACACCATTGCTGCAACCTTTTTTTAGAAGATAACAAACAAGCACTTCTCACTAGGGAGATAAGTCCGTCTACTGCTCAGATATTCATCTAGTTAACAGACAGGCATGTGAAGTAGAGAAACACAATAGCTAACACACTGAAAATATTTGACTAACACTTGGAAATAAATTGTTTCCCAGGACTAGCATTTCAAAGTTAAAATACAGCACAAAATTAAATGGCAAAATCACATATGTAAAAGAGAGAATGATGCCAATTAAAGTAAAGAAGCATAATAGGTCTAGTTGGTGCATTGCGATGGGTATGGAAACATTTCGTACTATACTTGGCAAGTTCCTAGACTGAAAAGGGcggaagaaaaaaatacaaatacagGAAATCCTCGGCTTGCCCTCTAAAAGCAGCCAAAAAATGCCTCAACTATCAAAAGAATATTACAACACTTATCCACACAcctaaagatttaaaattaaaagaaaaaaaaaaagtaaataaggCATTATTCCAACCACACCTTCATTCCACCAAAACAAGCACAAAAAAGGAATAAAGGTGCCACAGCCCAGTAAACACCACCAAATGGAAAGCCCCAACTGCTAGCTTGCATTTCCTTTATAAGCATCCTGGATTCACAGCTAAATTCTACAAAAAGGATCACCTGCATCTCAATAACTGCCCATTGGCGGCATGCCAAAAGGTGGCATTGGAGGCATTCCCATTCCCCCCATAGGCGGGGGTGGCACAAAACCTCCACCCATTGTTGGTCCGCCCATACCTGGCATTGGTGGTGCAGGCAAAGCAAGAGGAA
The nucleotide sequence above comes from Ricinus communis isolate WT05 ecotype wild-type chromosome 6, ASM1957865v1, whole genome shotgun sequence. Encoded proteins:
- the LOC8265373 gene encoding GDP-Man:Man(3)GlcNAc(2)-PP-Dol alpha-1,2-mannosyltransferase; the protein is MENVIYLFIIPVFTAIFTLLSTFASQIINGRLNRKQAVGFFHPFTNDGGGGERVLWCAVKAIQEESPHLDCVIYTGDHDASPQSLASRATDRFGVNLLYPPMVVHLYKRKWVEETSYPRFTVIGQSFGSIYLAWEALCKFPPLYYFDTCGYAFTYPLARIFGCKVICYTHYPTISLDMISRVRDRSSMYNNNASIARSGWLSRCKIIYYTFFSWMYGFVGSCAHLAIVNSSWTQSHIEKLWKIPNRIKRVYPPCDTSGLQALPLERSVDPPRFVSVAQFRPEKAHSLQLEAFAVAIGKLDADSPRPKLQFVGSCRNNFDEERLQKLQDKAIELKVNGDVEFYKNVLYRDLVSLLGGAIVGMHSMIDEHFGICVVEYMAAGAIPIAHNSAGPKMDIVLEEDGEQTGFLCQNVEEYADAILSVLRMPDTETLKMAAAGRKRANRFSEQRFYEDFKAAIRPIVNQASR